AATCCCCCAACCTCCCGCAGTCACCGATCCCCCCGGGGACCCTCCTACCGCCGCTCGGTCCCCGATCCCGCCCCGCTCGATTTGACGATCCGTTGATTCGGTGGGACTATCATCGGAGCGTCCCCCTCACACGGAGTGCCCCGCCGGATGGCCCCGTTCCGACTCAGCTGCCTTGGTCCCCCGGTCCTCTACGGCCCGGATGGCGACCCGATCCGGTTCCGGACCCGGAAGCACTTCGCCCTGCTGCTCTACCTCGCGGTCGAGCCGGGCATCCCCCACCGCCGGGACCGGCTCGCCACCCTGCTCTGGTCCGCCGCCGACGTCGACGAGGCCCGGCACTCCCTGGCCACCGCGCTCTCCATGATCCGCGGCCGGCTCGGCGCCGAGCTCCTCGACACCGATCGGGACACGGTGCGGCTGATGCCGGGGCGGATCGTGACCGACCTGCAGGGGCTCGACCTGGCCGACCCCGACGAACTCGACGAAGGGCCACTCGGTCCCTTCCTCGAGGAGTTCGACATCCCCGACGCCGTCGACTATCAGCAGTGGAAGGACGGCCAGCACGCGCGGCTGCTTCCCTCGATTCACTCGGCGATGGCCTCGCGCATCGAACAGAGTCGTCGCCGCGGGGACTCGCGGCGCATGGAAGCGCTCGGCCATCGGCTGCAGCGCATCGACGAGCTCTCCGAGGAGGCGGCGCGAGCCGTGCTCGAGGCTCGCGCCATGGCGGGCGATCGCATCGGCGCGCTGCGCTCCTTTGATCGGTGGCGCGCGCGGCTCGCCGACGAGCTTGGTGCGCACCCCTCGGCACAACTGGAGCGGATGGCCGAGCGGCTGCGGCGCGGCGGGTGGCAGCGGCCCACGATCGCGCTGCTCGCCCCGGTGCCGACGGAGCAGTGGAAGGAGCGCTCCTTCATCGGCCGCGGCGCCGAGTTCCGGACCTGTTACGATCGCTGGGAGCGGGTGCAGCGCGGCGAGGTGCAGCACCTGCTGGTCCGCGGCGAGAGCGGCATCGGCAAGACCACGCTGGTGGAGCGCCTGACGACGTCGATGGCGCTGGAGGGGGCGAGTGTCGCGCGGGTGCAGTGCTACGAGCTCGAGCGCGAGTTGCCGTTCGGTGTCACCGGGTCGCTCGTCAATCACCTGCTCGACCTTCCCGGCGCGAGTGCTACGCCACCGGAGCAGTTGGCGGAGCTCGGGCGGCTCACCGCCAAGGTCCGCCAGCGCTATCCCTCCTTGCCCGCACCGATCGAGACCAGCGGCGAGAGTGCGCGGATCCTCTACACCGAGGCGGTGATGGCGCTGGTGGGGGCCGTGGCCGAGGATCATCCGGTGGTGCTGGTGATCGACGACATCCATCTCGCCGACGCCACGTCGCTCACGGTGCTGCACTTGATGTTGCGGCGCCTGGAGGCGTTGCCGTTGATGGTGATGCTGACGGCGTCGAGTGCTCCTGAGGCGGAGACGCCGAGCACGCGGCGCTTCTTCGACAACGCGGCGTCGCTCTCGCTGTTGCCGTTGGCGTTGGGGCCGCTGTCCGACGGGGAGTCGGCGGAGTTGGTGGAATTGCTCCTGTCCGATGGCGGCGACCCGGGGCCGGCCATTCGG
The DNA window shown above is from Gemmatimonadota bacterium and carries:
- a CDS encoding AAA family ATPase, with protein sequence MAPFRLSCLGPPVLYGPDGDPIRFRTRKHFALLLYLAVEPGIPHRRDRLATLLWSAADVDEARHSLATALSMIRGRLGAELLDTDRDTVRLMPGRIVTDLQGLDLADPDELDEGPLGPFLEEFDIPDAVDYQQWKDGQHARLLPSIHSAMASRIEQSRRRGDSRRMEALGHRLQRIDELSEEAARAVLEARAMAGDRIGALRSFDRWRARLADELGAHPSAQLERMAERLRRGGWQRPTIALLAPVPTEQWKERSFIGRGAEFRTCYDRWERVQRGEVQHLLVRGESGIGKTTLVERLTTSMALEGASVARVQCYELERELPFGVTGSLVNHLLDLPGASATPPEQLAELGRLTAKVRQRYPSLPAPIETSGESARILYTEAVMALVGAVAEDHPVVLVIDDIHLADATSLTVLHLMLRRLEALPLMVMLTASSAPEAETPSTRRFFDNAASLSLLPLALGPLSDGESAELVELLLSDGGDPGPAIRRAVLAGGRGNPMVLELLVGDWRRRGDGCLALSVSAMTPRAERPPKETFQRLVEGTLAALNGEERSVVELAAILGQRLNDLTMYTMVDLPVARTMRAMTALTAYRILRDAGSHLEFANEFIRGQCYVGTAAPLRRMLHGLVAERLLLADGGDEAIPGLEIAWHLVRADRLHDAIPFLLAGGKESIRRGAPHEADLALSTGLPALTGQPRRTAILLLAEAQQELGRWADSLRLLDEAREAFSESEECCREVLRIIARRWSGHLEDAELTEAGETLCHIASTTTDVDVLAKALCASTLLTATRGACHFRVRSGPLGCDAQFTLDEYQRIQLLLARAWCEDQVRNDVLACQRLWTRRCTNSATPKPQAPSRVTVFVRGGTLRQGGMYSSAAQPILGEARMARQIDNRVHLSAAAAGLAIAQGRLGNARASTGLGALALGIPARG